The following proteins come from a genomic window of Chaetodon auriga isolate fChaAug3 chromosome 16, fChaAug3.hap1, whole genome shotgun sequence:
- the slc17a7a gene encoding solute carrier family 17 member 7a: MEIRPDRFKAVAGKTLGKIHRLIEKRQPNGETIELSAEGRPELVEEKELPVVDCTCFGLPRRYIIAILSGLGFCISFGIRCNLGVAIVSMVNDHTVYKGNKEILVAAQFTWDPETVGMIHGSFFWGYIVTQIPGGFICQKFAANRVFGFAIVATSTLNMLIPSAARCHYSCVILVRICQGLVEGVSYPACHGIWAKWAPPLERSRLATTAFCGSYAGAVVAMPLAGILVQYSGWSSVFYVYGSFGIFWYLFWILVSYESPAAHPTITAEERKYIEDAIGESAAFLNPLHKFKTPWRHFFTSMPVYAIIVANFCRSWTFYLLLISQPAYFEEVFGFEISKVGMVSALPHLVMTIIVPIGGQLADYLRTHNLMSTTNVRKLMNCGGFGMEATLLLVVGYSHSKGVAISFLVLAVGFSGFAISGFNVNHLDIAPRYASILMGISNGVGTLSGMVCPLIVGAMTKHKTREEWQYVFLIASLVHYGGVVFYGLFASGEKQAWADIEDTSEEKCGIIDEDELANETEELYRGGGQYGAMSQPVVGSNGGGAGGGGAGTGWVSDWDKSEEYVQPPGYNSYMYGGEEERELT; the protein is encoded by the exons gCTGATTGAGAAGAGGCAGCCCAATGGAGAAACCATTGAGTTATCAGCAGAGGGCCGTCctgagctggtggaggagaaggagctgcCAGTGGTCGACTGTACTTGCTTCGGCTTGCCGAGGCGGTACATCATCGCCATCCTGTCTGGCCTGGGATTCTGCATCTCTTTTGGCATCCGGTGCAACCTGGGTGTGGCCATTGTAAGCATGGTCAATGACCACACAGTCTACAAAGGCAACAAGGAAATACTTGTG GCTGCACAGTTCACCTGGGACCCTGAGACAGTGGGAATGATCCACGGCTCCTTCTTCTGGGGCTACATCGTCACACAGATCCCGGGCGGCTTTATATGTCAAAAATTTGCAGCCAACAG AGTGTTTGGATTTGCCATAGTGGCCACATCCACCCTCAACATGCTGATTCCATCTGCTGCTCGCTGCCATTACAGCTGTGTCATACTGGTCAGGATATGCCAGGGCCTTGTTGag GGTGTATCATACCCAGCCTGCCACGGGATCTGGGCCAAGTGGGCGCCTCCTCTTGAGAGAAGTCGATTAGCCACAACAGCCTTTTGTG GATCCTATGCGGGGGCGGTGGTGGCCATGCCGTTAGCTGGGATACTGGTGCAATACAGCGGGTGGTCTTCAGTATTCTATGTATATG gcAGCTTTGGGATATTCTGGTATTTGTTCTGGATTCTGGTGTCGTATGAGAGTCCCGCAGCCCATCCCAccatcacagcagaggagaggaagtacATTGAAGATGCAATTGGAGAGTCTGCAGCATTTCTTAATCCTCTCCAT AAATTTAAAACCCCTTGGAGACACTTCTTCACCTCCATGCCAGTCTACGCCATCATTGTGGCCAATTTCTGTAGGAGCTGGACCTTCTACCTGCTTCTCATCAGCCAGCCAGCCTACTTTGAAGAAGTCTTCGGCTTCGAGATCAGCAAG GTGGGCATGGTGTCAGCTTTGCCCCATCTGGTGATGACAATCATCGTGCCTATTGGAGGCCAGTTGGCAGACTACCTGAGAACCCACAACCTGATGTCCACCACCAACGTCAGGAAGCTCATGAACTGTGGAG GTTTTGGAATGGAGGCCACCCTCCTGCTGGTGGTGGGATACTCTCACTCCAAAGGTGTTGCCATTTCCTTCTTGGTCCTCGCTGTGGGTTTCAGTGGATTTGCTATCTCAG gGTTTAATGTCAATCACTTGGATATCGCCCCTCGATATGCCAGCATACTGATGGGCATCTCAAATGGCGTGGGAACACTATCTGGAATGGTGTGTCCTCTCATAGTGGGAGCCATGACAAAacacaag ACACGTGAGGAGTGGCAGTATGTCTTCCTCATAGCTTCCCTTGTTCATTATGGAGGAGTGGTTTTCTATG GACTCTTCGCATCAGGAGAAAAGCAGGCGTGGGCAGACATAGAGGACACCAGTGAGGAGAAGTGCGGCATCATCGATGAGGATGAACTGGCCAATGAGACAGAGGAGCTCTACCGTGGAGGCGGGCAGTATGGGGCCATGAGTCAACCAGTTGTTGGTTCCAACGGAggaggggcaggaggaggaggagccggCACTGGGTGGGTGTCGGACTGGGATAAGTCTGAGGAGTATGTGCAGCCGCCTGGATACAACTCTTACATGTatgggggagaagaggagagggagctgaCATAG
- the LOC143334076 gene encoding GTPase KRas, with the protein MTEYKLVVVGAGGVGKSALTIQLIQNHFVDEYDPTIEDSYRKQVVIDGETCLLDILDTAGQEEYSAMRDQYMRTGEGFLCVFAINNTKSFEDVHLYREQINRVKDSDSVPMVLVGNKSDLSTRTVETRQAQELARSYGVPFVETSAKTRQGVEEAFYSLVREIRRYKETNRSNKKSKKNTQRRCIIL; encoded by the exons ATGACCGAGTACAAGCTTGTCGTGGTCGGGGCAGGAGGTGTGGGGAAGAGCGCGCTCACCATCCAGCTCATCCAGAACCACTTCGTTGATGAATATGATCCAACCATTGAG GACTCCTACAGAAAACAGGTGGTGATTGATGGAGAGACCTGTCTGTTGGACATCCTGGACACTGCAGGTCAGGAGGAGTACAGCGCCATGAGGGACCAGTATATGAGGACAGGAGagggcttcctctgtgtgtttgccatcAACAACACCAAGTCCTTCGAGGACGTTCACCTCTACAG agagcagatcaACAGGGTGAAGGACAGTGACAGTGTTCCCATGGTGCTGGTGGGCAATAAGAGCGACCTGAGTACCCGCACGGTGGAGACACGGCAGGCGCAGGAGCTGGCACGAAGCTATGGAGTACCGTTTGTTGAGACCTCTGCTAAAACTAGACAG GGTGTGGAGGAAGCTTTCTATTCGCTAGTACGGGAGATTAGAAGATATAAGGAGACCAACCGCAGCAacaagaagagcaagaagaacACTCAGAGACGTTGCATCATACTatag
- the pold1 gene encoding DNA polymerase delta catalytic subunit, whose protein sequence is MDYKRRNGSSFTGSVSQAKRGKMAGEWEDSPSQFEEELSMFDEAEMDAEEMEGQAGHDVIPIGDLFSADLNPRWRRPHAPPLDPSSDTLVFQQIDLDYYLGATVAGMPGQSQGKVPIIRMFGVTDSGNSVCCHVHGFAPYFYVPAPSGFTSAYLGEFKKELNSAVLKDMRSNKDNISVTVLAVDITRKENMYGYHGKRSLDFLRITMAMPRLIAPAKRLLEQGFKFGPFPTEHYQSFEANIDFEIRFMVDSDVVGCCWIELPKGKYRVREEKGTGNMNSQDTGKESLCQYEVDVGWTDLISHPAEGDWQRIAPLRVLSFDIECAGRKGIFPEADKDPVIQIASMVQRQGETEPFIRTVFTLQSCASIVGSQILCFTQEKQLLQSWAEFLRTVDPDIITGYNIQNFDFPYLLNRAAALKVNLFPYLGRVRGIKSVLRDLNFQSKQMGRRENKTINMEGRVQFDLLQVLLRDYKLRSYTLNAVSFHFLQEQKEDVQHSIITDLQNGNEQTRRRLAVYCLKDAYLPLRLLQKLMCVINYMEMARVTGVPLTYLLSRGQQIKVVSQLLRQAMKQDLVMPVVKTEGGEDYTGATVIEPEKGYYSVPIATLDFSSLYPSIMMAHNLCYTTLLQKSSVERQSLSPEDFIKTPTGDMFVKSSLRKGLLPEILENLLCARKRAKAELKKETDPFKRQVLDGRQLALKISANSVYGFTGAQVGKLPCLEISQSVTGFGRQMIEQTKQLVESKYIISNGYQGDAKVIYGDTDSVMVKLGVATVREAMDIGKEAAEWVSSHFTPPIKLEFEKVYYPYLLINKKRYAGLYFSSSADTHDKMDCKGIETVRRDNCPLVANLINTCLQKILIDRDPQGAVVHAKEVISDLLCNRIDISQLVITKELTRTAQEYAGKQAHVELAERMRKRDAGSAPNLGDRVPYVIIKAAKGAAAYMKSEDPIYVLENTIPIDTQYYLEQQLSKPLLRIFEPILGESKAESVLLKGDHTRCKTVLTSKVGGLMAFAQKRSTCIGCKAVLKTDTAVCDFCKKKESELYQKEIFHLNALEERFSRLWTQCQRCQGSLHEDVLCTSRDCPIFYMRKKVQKDLDDQGKLVSRFGW, encoded by the exons ATGGATTATAAAAGGCGCAATGGTAGCTCTTTTACGGGCAGTGTGTCCCAGGCCAAACGGGGGAAAATGGCAGGCGAATGGGAAGACAGTCCATCGCAGTTTGAAGAGGAATTATCCATGTTTGACGAAGCAGAGATGGatgcagaggagatggaggggcAGGCAGGCCATGACGTTATTCCCATAG GTGACCTCTTCTCAGCAGACCTTAACCCTCGTTGGCGGCGGCCTCATGCCCCCCCACTGGACCCATCATCTGACACTCTGGTGTTTCAGCAGATTGATCTGGACTATTATTTAG GGGCAACGGTGGCAGGCATGCCCGGCCAGTCGCAGGGAAAAGTCCCCATCATTCGAATGTTTGGGGTGACAGACAGTGGTAACAGTGTGTGTTGCCATGTCCATGGTTTTGCTCCTTACTTCTATGTTCCTGCACCAAGTG GGTTCACGTCTGCTTACCTGGGTGAATTTAAGAAAGAGTTGAACTCTGCTGTCCTGAAGGACATGAGATCCAATAAGGACAACATCTCCGTCACAGTGTTGGCTGTGGACATCACCCGCAAAGAGA acatgTATGGTTACCATGGGAAACGTAGTCTGGATTTTTTGCGAATAACCATGGCGATGCCTCGTCTCATTGCCCCAGCAAAGAGACTGCTGGAGCAGGGCTTCAAGTTCGGACCTTTCCCCACAGAGCATTACCAGTCCTTTGAAGCCAACATAGATTTTGAGATAAG GTTTATGGTGGACAGTGATGTGGTGGGATGCTGCTGGATTGAACTTCCCAAAGGCAAGTACAGAGTGCGTGAAGAGAAAGGCACGGGGAACATGAATTCTCAGGACACTGGCAAG GAGTCCTTGTGTCAGTATGAGGTGGATGTGGGATGGACAGATTTGATAAGTCACCCTGCAGAGGGAGACTGGCAGAGGATCGCACCGCTCAGGGTCCTCAGCTTTGACATCGAGTGTGCAGGAAGAAAAG GAATCTTCCCAGAAGCAGACAAAGACCCTGTGATTCAGATAGCGTCTATGGTGCAGCGACAGGGTGAGACGGAGCCCTTTATTCGCACCGTGTTCACCCTCCAGTCCTGCGCCAGCATCGTGGGTTCTCAGATATTGTGCTTTACACaggagaaacagctgctgcag AGCTGGGCAGAGTTTTTGAGGACCGTGGACCCAGACATCATCACAGGATACAACATCCAAAACTTCGACTTTCCCTACTTGCTCAACAGGGCGGCTGCTCTAAAG GTGAACCTGTTTCCCTACCTCGGCCGTGTGCGCGGCATCAAGTCGGTCTTACGCGACCTAAACTTCCAGAGTAAGCAGATGGGCCGCAGAGAGAACAAGACCATTAACATGGAGGGCCGGGTTCAGTTTGACCTACTGCAG GTTCTCCTCAGGGACTACAAGCTGCGCTCGTACACACTAAACGCTGTGAGTTTCCACTTTCTGCAAGAACAGAAGGAGGATGTGCAACACTCCATCATCACTGATCTGCAG AATGGCAACGAACAGACCCGTCGTCGTTTGGCCGTCTACTGCCTGAAAGACGCCTACCTCCCACTGCGCTTGCTGCAGAAGCTGATGTGTGTCATTAACTACATGGAGATGGCCAGAGTGACGGGTGTGCCTCTCACCTATCTGCTCTCAAGAGGACAGCAGATTAAAGTGGTCTCTCAGCTGCTGCGACAG GCAATGAAACAGGACCTGGTCATGCCTGTTGTAAAGACGGAAGGAGGAGAGGACTACACTGGAGCGACTGTCATTGAGCCAGAGAAAGG GTATTATAGCGTTCCCATTGCCACCCTGGATTTCTCCTCCTTGTATCCATCCATCATGATGGCTCACAATCTGTGCTACACCACCCTGCTGCAGAAAAGCTCAGTGGAGAGACAAAG CCTCTCGCCAGAGGACTTCATCAAAACTCCGACGGGCGATATGTTTGTGAAGAGCTCCTTGAGAAAAGGACTTCTACCTGAGATCCTGGAGAACCTGCTGTGCGCCAGGAAGAG ggccaaagcagagctaaagaAGGAAACTGACCCTTTTAAGAGGCAGGTGCTGGACGGTCGTCAGCTCGCCCTCAAAATCAGCGCAAACTCCGTCTATGGCTTCACAGGTGCCCAGGTGGGCAAGCTGCCCTGCCTAGAGATCTCACAG AGTGTCACTGGTTTTGGAAGACAGATGATTGAGCAAACCAAACAGCTGGTTGAGTCCAAGTATATCATTTCCAATGGTTACCAAGGTGATGCCAAG GTCATTTATGGAGACACAGACTCCGTCATGGTTAAGCTTGGAGTTGCCACAGTGAGGGAGGCCATGGACATTGGGAAAGAGGCAGCAGAGTGGGTATCGTCCCACTTCACACCGCCCATCAAACTGGAGTTTGAGAAG GTGTATTACCCGTATCTCCTGATCAACAAGAAGCGCTATGCTGGCCTCTATTTCTCCTCCAGTGCAGACACGCATGACAAGATGGACTGTAAAGGCATTGAGACGGTCCGCAGAGACAACTGTCCTCTGGTGGCTAACCTTATCAACACCTGTCTGCAGAAAATCCTGAtagacag GGATCCCCAGGGCGCCGTGGTTCACGCTAAAGAAGTGATCTCGGATCTGCTGTGCAACCGCATCGACATCAGCCAGCTGGTCATCACGAAGGAGCTGACGCGCACCGCCCAGGAGTACGCTGGCAAACAGGCGCATGTGGAGCTGGCTGAGAG AATGAGAAAAAGAGACGCTGGGAGCGCTCCAAACCTGGGAGACCGAGTTCCATACGTCATCATCAAGGCTGCAAAGGGAGCCGCAGCATACATGAAGTCAGAG GACCCCATCTATGTGCTGGAGAACACCATTCCCATCGACACACAATACtacctggagcagcagctgtccaAGCCCCTGCTGAGAATATTTGAGCCCATCCTGGGAGAGAGTAAAGCAGAGAGCGTCCTCCTCA AGGGCGACCACACGCGCTGTAAGACTGTGCTGACCTCGAAGGTCGGGGGCCTCATGGCATTTGCACAGAAGAGGAGCACCTGCATCGGCTGCAAAGCCGTGCTCAAGACAGACA CGGCCGTGTGCGATTTCTGTAAGAAGAAGGAGTCTGAACTGTACCAAAAGGAG ATCTTTCACCTGAACGCACTGGAGGAGCGCTTCTCTCGCCTGTGGACTCAGTGTCAGCGTTGTCAAGGCTCCCTCCATGAAGACGTGCTCTGTACCAG CCGGGATTGTCCCATCTTTTACATGAGGAAGAAGGTTCAGAAAGATTTGGATGACCAGGGCAAGCTGGTGTCTCGCTTTGGTTGgtga
- the gys1 gene encoding glycogen [starch] synthase, muscle, producing the protein MPLARSLSVTSLSGLEEWDEEFDLENAVLFEIAWEVANKVGGIYTVIQTKARLTSEEWGENYFLVGPYVESNVRTQVELIEPTNPVLKRTIDKMNSSGCKVYFGRWLIEGSPYVVLIDVGFTAWSLDTWKSELWELCDIGVPWFDREANDAVLFGFLTAWLLGEYAAQSEEPQHLVAHFHEWLAGLGLVLCRHRQLPVATIFTTHATLLGRYLCAGNVDFYNKLAEFNVDKEAGDRQIYHRYCLERAAAHCAHVFTTVSQITAIEAEHLLKRKPDIVTPNGLNVKKFSAVHEFQNLHAQSKNRIQEFVRGHFYGHLDFNLDKCLFLFIAGRYEFSNKGADIFLEALARLNYLLRANHSDVTVIAFFIMPARTNNFNVETLKGQAVRKQLWDTAQTVKERFGKKLYESLLVGQLPDVSKMLDKEDFTIMKRAIFATQRQCQPPICTHNMLEDSSDPILNCVRRIGLFNSSADRVKIIFHPEFLSSTSPLLPMDYEEFVRGCHLGVFPSYYEPWGYTPAECTVMGIPSISTNLSGFGCFMEEHIADPSAYGIYILDRRFRGVDESCNQLTSFLFQFCKQSRRQRIIQRNRTERLSELLDWRYLGRYYVSARHMALAKAFPDNYLYDLHEPTSTSGFRYPRPASVPPSPALSRHSSPHHSEAEDNDEDERYDEDLEAEKDRVNIRQPYSLPFKNKSSILQGANGNSNGVPSEKN; encoded by the exons ATGCCGCTGGCTCGCAGCCTGTCTGTCACGTCCCTGTCAGGACTGGAGGAGTGGGACGAGGAGTTCGATTTAGAGAACGCTGTTCTTTTTGAAATTGCGTGGGAGGTCGCTAACAAAG TTGGAGGCATCTACACTGTCATCCAGACCAAAGCCCGTTTGACCTCAGAGGAATGGGGGGAAAACTATTTCCTGGTGGGTCCCTACGTGGAGAGCAACGTGCGCACTCAGGTGGAGCTCATTGAGCCCACCAACCCCGTGCTGAAGAGAACCATTGACAAGATGAACTCCAGTGGGTGTAAG GTCTATTTTGGGCGGTGGCTTATCGAGGGCAGCCCCTACGTTGTTCTGATTGATGTCGGGTTCACTGCCTGGTCTTTGGACACGTGGAAGAGCGAGTTGTGGGAGCTCTGTGACATCGGCGTGCCGTGGTTCGACCGCGAGGCCAACGATGCCGTGCTGTTTGGCTTCCTCACGGCCTGGCTTCTGGGAGAG TATGCAGCCCAGAGTGAGGAGCCTCAGCACCTCGTCGCCCATTTCCACGAGTGGTTGGCCGGCCTGGGCCTGGTGTTGTGTAGACATAGACAGCTGCCCGTCGCAACCATCTTCACCACTCACGCCACACTGCTGGGACGATACCTGTGTGCTGGAAATGTGGACTTCTATAACAAGCTTGCAGAG TTCAACGTGGATAAGGAAGCAGGTGATAGACAGATCTACCACCGCTACTGTTTGGAGCGGGCAGCTGCTCACTGTGCCCATGTCTTCACCACTGTGTCACAGATCACAGCCATTGAGGCAGAGCACCTGCTCAAGAGGaaaccag ACATCGTCACTCCCAACGGGCTCAACgtgaagaagttctccgccgtGCACGAGTTTCAAAACCTCCACGCTCAGAGCAAGAATCGAATTCAGGAGTTCGTCAGGGGACACTTCTATGG GCACCTTGACTTCAACCTGGACAAGTGTTTGTTCCTCTTCATCGCTGGAAGGTATGAGTTCTCCAACAAAGGAGCTGACATCTTCTTGGAAGCTTTAGCCAGACTCAACTATCTACTGAGA GCCAATCACAGTGACGTTACGGTCATTGCGTTCTTCATCATGCCAGCTCGGACAAACAACTTCAATGTGGAGACCTTGAAGGGCCAAGCAGTCAGGAAACAGCTCTG GGATACTGCTCAGACTGTCAAGGAACGCTTCGGAAAAAAACTTTATGAGTCTCTTTTAGT TGGACAGCTGCCAGATGTGTCGAAGATGCTGGACAAAGAGGATTTCACCATCATGAAGCGTGCCATCTTTGCGACTCAGAGACAATGCCAGCCTCCAATCTGCACCCATAACATGCTGGAGGACAGCAGCGACCCCATCCTTAACTGCGTCCGCCGCATTGGCCTTTTCAACAGTTCTGCTGACCGTGTCAAG ATTATCTTCCATCCAGAGTTCCTTTCATCCACCTCTCCTCTACTTCCAATGGATTATGAGGAGTTTGTAAGAGGCTGCCATCTCGGCGTCTTCCCCTCTTATTATGAGCCTTGGGGCTACACACCAG CTGAGTGCACAGTCATGGGAATTCCATCAATCTCCACCAACCTGTCAGGCTTTGGCTGTTTCATGGAGGAGCATATAGCAGACCCCTCAGCGTATG gtatttaCATCCTGGACCGGCGGTTTCGGGGGGTCGACGAGTCGTGTAATCAGCTCACTTCCTTCCTGTTTCAATTCTGCAAGCAGAGCCGGCGCCAGCGGATCATCCAGAGGAACCGGACTGAGCGTCTGAGCGAGCTCCTGGACTGGAGATACCTCGGCAGG TATTACGTATCTGCTCGTCATATGGCCCTAGCTAAAGCCTTCCCTGACAACTACCTGTATGACCTTCATGAGCCCACCTCA ACCTCAGGCTTCCGTTACCCTCGACCAGCCTCTGTCCCACCGTCTCCGGCTCTGTCCCGCCACTCCTCCCCCCACCACAGCGAGGCCGAGGACAACGATGAAGATGAGCGCTACGATGAAGATCTGGAGGCAGAAAAGGACCGGGTGAACATCCGCCAGCCCTACTCCCTGCCATTCAAAAACAAGTCTTCTATTCTCCAGGGGGCCAACGGCAACAGCAATGGTGTCCCAAGCGAGAAAAACTga
- the aspdh gene encoding aspartate dehydrogenase domain-containing protein, protein MATSSSSQRIGVVGYGHLGQYLVERILKDGAALGLTLAFVWNRNSEKLKGLVPDELILADLSSFANRPCDVIVEVCHPQIVKEFGLHFLSKCHFMVGSPSALSDPDLNQKLRQAAQQYGRTLYVPSGALWGGQDIQRLNDSGSLKALFIRMSKHPSCFRLTGDVLSDWTEGEGRRVLFRGSVAELCPLAPNNVNTMAAAAVAAGTLGFSGVQGEIVSDTALSDYHVVEVEVTGPGGFSVHTVRRNPARLGAVTGSATYNSFWNSLLVCKGHGGRVHLC, encoded by the exons ATGGCAACCAGCTCTTCCTCCCAAAGGATTGGAGTTGTAGGATACGGACATCTAG GGCAGTACCTGGTGGAGAGGATCCTTAAAGATGGAGCTGCTCTGGGTCTAACTCTGGCTTTCGTTTGGAACAGAAATTCTGAGAAGCTCAAAGGTTTAGTTCCTGATGAGCTCATACTTGCTGATCTGTCATCCTTTGCAAAcag ACCATGTGATGTGATTGTAGAGGTGTGCCATCCGCAGATAGTGAAAGAATTTGGGCTCCACTTCCTGTCTAAGTGTCATTTCatg GTGGgctctccctctgccctctctgaTCCTGATCTGAATCAGAAGCTGCGTCAGGCTGCTCAGCAGTATGGTAGGACCCTTTACGTCCCCAGTGGTGCATTATGGGGAGGCCAGGACATCCAGAGGCTGAATGATAGTGGGTCCTTGAAG GCTTTGTTTATAAGAATGTCCAAGCATCCATCCTGCTTCCGGCTGACGGGAGACGTCctctctgattggacagagggagagggccGACGTGTTTTATTCAGAGGCTCAGTGGCAGAGTTGTGCCCACTCGCTCCAAACAATGTTAACaccatggcagcagcagcagtggcagcaggaaCGCTCGGCTTCAGTGGTGTTCAGGGAGAGATTGTGTCTGACACAGC GTTAAGTGACTATcatgtggtggaggtggaggtgactggGCCTGGTGGCTTCTCAGtacacacagtgaggaggaaTCCAGCCAGACTTGGAGCTGTAACTGGCAGTGCAACATACAACTCCTTCTGGAATAGTTTACTTG TTTGCAAGGGTCATGGGGGACGAGTCCACTTGTGCTGA
- the tmem86b gene encoding lysoplasmalogenase, whose translation MDILETDAYDKRQRRNMSCALLFSLLPFFLSAAVYFYLWNPDSPASITSAGVKSAPILLLAAVVLSWNGGQSVMGVVGGLVFSAVGDCCLVWPELFLHGMGAFAVAHLLYSLTFLSSRYAAHRSSSWTRFLYLILFMVGGSFYIYLYPFLQKAPNSDLLIPAVGVYIFLIILMGILAIRTRRTATLLGSLSFMLSDMSLALQVFKVTAPMKHGQTVVMVTYYLAQLLIAVGDVKAVEHKDDFAKWKRP comes from the exons ATGGACATCCTTGAAACAGATGCCTACGACAAGCGGCAGAGGAGAAATATG TCTTGtgctctccttttttctctcttgcctTTCTTTTTGTCCGCAGCTGTATACTTCTACCTGTGGAATCCTGACTCACCCGCATCCATCACATCTGCAGGTGTTAAATCAGCACCAATACTCCTCTTGGCTGCAGTAGTGCTGAGCTGGAATGGAGGTCAGAGTGTCATGGGTGTGGTGGGAGGTCtagttttctctgctgttggtgATTGTTGCCTGGTATGGCCTGAGCTTTTTCTGCATG GAATGGGTGCATTTGCTGTGGCTCATCTGCTGTACTCACTCACCTTCCTCTCCAGTCGGTATGCAGCACATCGTTCTTCCTCCTGGACCCGTTTTCTATATCTGATTTTGTTCATGGTGGGAGGAAGTTTCTACATCTACTTATATCCTTTCCTTCAGAAGGCGCCAAACTCAGATCTGCTCATTCCAGCTGTGGGGGTCTACATTTTCTTAATTATTCTAATGGGGATATTAGCCATCAGAACCCGTCGCACAGCAACACTGTTAGGAAGTTTGTCCTTCATGCTGTCTGACATGTCACTGGCTCTGCAGGTTTTCAAGGTGACAGCACCAATGAAGCATGGTCAgactgttgtcatggtgacataTTATTTGGCACAGCTACTAATAGCGGTGGGCGATGTGAAGGCAGTGGAGCACAAAGATGATTTTGCAAAATGGAAGCGGCCCTAA